From a region of the Daphnia magna isolate NIES linkage group LG1, ASM2063170v1.1, whole genome shotgun sequence genome:
- the LOC116919760 gene encoding uncharacterized protein LOC116919760 isoform X5 has protein sequence MSLFVMLETSLFRGEGSLKQNRTTSDGGRDCPTVLRVGNVVSCDLLFNINSRYPLCKYLPVLKKMADAEQPQLAEDFLFKGKRLDCKKKIFGYGSFLFDGYWKENENAGAEKEGVKLKAPNLKKEVAIRRIQNEDCLDGWKDVADKLIYLNHNNILRVFGYEEDVANGWRYFALEPYSATLYVYCNGWYNGPMPNESQVLYQITNGVSYLHGKRIVHGDLNPLNVVIAAQSRPVRMKISDFGLSKFSYSKQLSQKMKEGEKSFEMELCLRKYWYWTLSEETLEGIKDATEDFIAAGCILFYYLTRGEHLFGYDSKSILINLNKKNPVNLPRLDENHFAYKPIKNMINPPGKEFNWLQVANEKFKEALSRKSRISVSFQVNTNKLLGSGTFGQVFEGTFNDNPVAVKQMPTTTAEIIQREMRTHIELNHVNVVKLFDVADSADNRFTYLVLELCAGTLTDYCEKKYSGPKLPPDELVLYQIANGLHYIHSRDLVHRDIKPDNILISMKTPVQMKVSDLSFVKKTRQGIFSQSKSRGTLRWMAPERLKVLIDTENKSTELPDGTIKSDTFSSGCVFFYFLTRGKHPFGKNQVDVPGNILKNKQEELVSYKQNLAADDVNGRIPAGLIKLIEKMIQFKEEERIGLPEVIKQLAAVLYGIDKSKCQFRLVDVSFGEDSTISSHPTELILACANEKKLIFYTSENLAIPFSNWRKKKEEVTFQHLNFVQPLEWNINGTQLAAGFRDDTLVVWSYPECEILFQKELPDCFTEINWNPTRPNLFAVYYGLYSDRVFVCDSSIEDVITTIDCKNVTAVKWISENRIAVSSWNGTIKIFEMEENNLTTNRLVKEFTHGEYCHYLEWNERTQYLASCGDKRINVNNLFIDIWSMDDDRPIYNLEEEKEDLKNFAWRLCTGNGEEEGGIEMARKSAKNFTFAYANHPMNRCD, from the exons ATGTCATTATTTGTCATGTTGGAGACGAGCTTGTTTAGGGGAGAGGGTAgtctaaaacaaaacaggacCACGTCTGATGGCGGCAGGGACTGCCCCACAGTCCTGCGTGTTGGGAATGTAGTCAGTTGTGACCTCCTCTTCAACATTAACAGCCGTTATCCTCTTTGCAAA TATCTACCAGTTCTGAAAAAGATGGCAGATGCTGAACAACCGCAACTAGCGGAGGATTTTCTCTTTAAGGGGAAAAGATTGGATtgcaaaaaaaagattttcggTTATGGTTCTTTCTTGTTTGACGGATATTggaaggaaaatgaaaatgcaggTGCTGAAAAAGAAGGCGTGAAATTGAAGGCCCCtaatctaaaaaaagaagttgcgATAAGAAGAATTCAAAATGAAGACTGCCTTGATGGGTGGAAAGATGTGGCCGACAAACTCATTTACCTCAATCACAACAATATCCTACGAGTTTTTGGTTATGAGGAGGACGTGGCCAATGGATGGag GTATTTTGCTCTGGAACCGTACAGTGCCACTTTATACGTATATTGTAATGGCTGGTACAATGGACCGATGCCAAATGAATCGCAAGTTCTTTATCAAATTACCAACGGCGTCAGCTATCTGCATGGCAAAAGAATTGTACATGGCGATTTAAATCCGTTAAACGTCGTCATTGCTGCCCAGTCCCGTCCTGTGCGCATGAAAATTTCTGATTTTGGATTGAGCAAATTCAGTTACAGCAAACAGCTGTCGCAGAAGatgaaagaaggagaaaaatcTTTTGAGATGGAACTCTGTCTGAGAAAGTATTGGTATTGGACACTGTCAGAGGAAACCCTGGAAGGCATCAAAGACGCCACCGAAGATTTCATTGCAGCTGgatgcattttgttttattatctAACCCGTGGCGAACACCTTTTTGGTTATGATTCTAAGTCAATCTTGATAAATCTCAATAAAAAGAATCCAGTCAATTTACCAA GATTGGATGAAAATCACTTTGCGTACAAGCCCATCAAAAATATGATAAATCCCCCAGGAAAAGAATTCAATTGGTTACAAGTAGCAAATGAGAAATTTAAAGAAGCCCTTTCACGCAAGTCAAGAATTTCCGTTTCGT TCCAAGTCAACACCAACAAACTACTTGGTAGTGGAACTTTTGGACAAGTGTTCGAGGGGACATTTAACGACAATCCCGTTGCAGTCAAACAAATGCCGACGACAACAGCTGAAATTATTCAAAGAGAAATGAGAACACACATAGAATTGAATCACGTCAACGTAGTGAAACTCTTTGACGTCGCTGATTCGGCCGACAATAGATTCAC GTATCTGGTTTTGGAATTGTGTGCCGGGACATTGACGGATTATTGCGAAAAGAAATACAGCGGACCGAAATTGCCACCAGACGAATTGGTCCTTTATCAAATCGCCAATGGATTGCATTACATCCACTCGAGAGATTTGGTGCATCGCGATATTAAACCGGATAACATCCTCATTTCAATGAAGACGCCCGTACAGATGAAAGTCTCTGATTTGTcgtttgttaagaaaacacGCCAAGGTATTTTTTCTCAGAGCAAAAGTAGAGGAACTCTTCGGTGGATGGCACCTGAGAGACTTAAGGTTTTAATTGACACTGAAAACAAGTCTACCGAGCTCCCAGATGGAACAATCAAAAGTGACACGTTTTCATCCggatgtgtttttttctatttcctgaCGCGTGGTAAACATCCATTTGGGAAAAATCAAGTCGATGTTCCAgggaatattttgaaaaacaaacaggaggAACTCGTCAGCTACAAGCAAA atttggcGGCAGACGACGTAAACGGAAGAATCCCTGCTGGTTTGATTAAGTTGATTGAAAAAATGATtcaatttaaagaagaagaaagaattggATTGCCTGAGGTCATAAAACAACTAGCCGCTGTATTGTACGGGATAG acaAAAGCAAATGTCAATTCAGGCTCGTTGATGTGTCGTTTGGTGAGGATTCCACAATCAGTTCCCACCCCACTGAACTGATTCTTGCATGTGCCAATGAGAAAAAGTTAATATTTTACACTTCCGAAAATTTGGCTATTCCGTTTTCCAAttggagaaagaagaaagaagaagtcACATTTCAACATCTAAACTTCGTTCAGCCGCTTGAGTGGAAT ATTAACGGGACACAACTAGCTGCTGGATTTCGTGACGATACTCTCGTCGTATGGAGTTACCCAGAGTGCGAAATCCTCTTTCAAAAGGAACTTCCGGATTGTTTCACTGAAATAAATTGGAATCCAACCAGGCCCAACTTATTTGCTGTTTATTATGGG TTATATAGTGATCGAGTTTTCGTATGTGATTCATCCATTGAAGACGTGATCACCACAATTGACTGTAAAAACGTTACGGCTGTGAAGTGGATCTCTGAAAATCGAATCGCCGTCTCTTCTTGGAATGGAAcgatcaaaatttttgaaatggaggaaaacaatttgacaacaAATCGACTCGTGAAAGAATTCACACATGGAGAATATTGTCATTATCTGGAGTGGAATGAAAGGACCCAATATTTGGCCAGTTGTGGTGACAAGCGGATCaatgtaaataatttgtttatcGAC ATTTGGTCTATGGACGACGACAGGCCAATTTATAACTTGGAGGAGGAGAAGGAggacttaaaaaattttgcttgGCGCTTGTGCACAGGAAATGGGGAAGAAGAGGGCGGAATCGAAATGGCAAggaaatcagccaaaaacttCACTTTTGCTTA CGCGAATCACCCGATGAATCGTTGCGACTGA
- the LOC116919760 gene encoding uncharacterized protein LOC116919760 isoform X3, translating to MSLFVMLETSLFRGEGSLKQNRTTSDGGRDCPTVLRVGNVVSCDLLFNINSRYPLCKYLPVLKKMADAEQPQLAEDFLFKGKRLDCKKKIFGYGSFLFDGYWKENENAGAEKEGVKLKAPNLKKEVAIRRIQNEDCLDGWKDVADKLIYLNHNNILRVFGYEEDVANGWRYFALEPYSATLYVYCNGWYNGPMPNESQVLYQITNGVSYLHGKRIVHGDLNPLNVVIAAQSRPVRMKISDFGLSKFSYSKQLSQKMKEGEKSFEMELCLRKYWYWTLSEETLEGIKDATEDFIAAGCILFYYLTRGEHLFGYDSKSILINLNKKNPVNLPRLDENHFAYKPIKNMINPPGKEFNWLQVANEKFKEALSRKSRISVSFQVNTNKLLGSGTFGQVFEGTFNDNPVAVKQMPTTTAEIIQREMRTHIELNHVNVVKLFDVADSADNRFTYLVLELCAGTLTDYCEKKYSGPKLPPDELVLYQIANGLHYIHSRDLVHRDIKPDNILISMKTPVQMKVSDLSFVKKTRQGIFSQSKSRGTLRWMAPERLKVLIDTENKSTELPDGTIKSDTFSSGCVFFYFLTRGKHPFGKNQVDVPGNILKNKQEELVSYKQNLAADDVNGRIPAGLIKLIEKMIQFKEEERIGLPEVIKQLAAVLYGIDKSKCQFRLVDVSFGEDSTISSHPTELILACANEKKLIFYTSENLAIPFSNWRKKKEEVTFQHLNFVQPLEWNINGTQLAAGFRDDTLVVWSYPECEILFQKELPDCFTEINWNPTRPNLFAVYYGLYSDRVFVCDSSIEDVITTIDCKNVTAVKWISENRIAVSSWNGTIKIFEMEENNLTTNRLVKEFTHGEYCHYLEWNERTQYLASCGDKRINVNNLFIDIWSMDDDRPIYNLEEEKEDLKNFAWRLCTGNGEEEGGIEMARKSAKNFTFAYALIGKGVFIWNPLESEQQLRRLSEDTDIETLAFSSDGRFLAAVSRGTLKIWSAEEWVQIYELNNKHIEFGDPRNVSFFTTKSTNLHENKLIVNYKYVPLT from the exons ATGTCATTATTTGTCATGTTGGAGACGAGCTTGTTTAGGGGAGAGGGTAgtctaaaacaaaacaggacCACGTCTGATGGCGGCAGGGACTGCCCCACAGTCCTGCGTGTTGGGAATGTAGTCAGTTGTGACCTCCTCTTCAACATTAACAGCCGTTATCCTCTTTGCAAA TATCTACCAGTTCTGAAAAAGATGGCAGATGCTGAACAACCGCAACTAGCGGAGGATTTTCTCTTTAAGGGGAAAAGATTGGATtgcaaaaaaaagattttcggTTATGGTTCTTTCTTGTTTGACGGATATTggaaggaaaatgaaaatgcaggTGCTGAAAAAGAAGGCGTGAAATTGAAGGCCCCtaatctaaaaaaagaagttgcgATAAGAAGAATTCAAAATGAAGACTGCCTTGATGGGTGGAAAGATGTGGCCGACAAACTCATTTACCTCAATCACAACAATATCCTACGAGTTTTTGGTTATGAGGAGGACGTGGCCAATGGATGGag GTATTTTGCTCTGGAACCGTACAGTGCCACTTTATACGTATATTGTAATGGCTGGTACAATGGACCGATGCCAAATGAATCGCAAGTTCTTTATCAAATTACCAACGGCGTCAGCTATCTGCATGGCAAAAGAATTGTACATGGCGATTTAAATCCGTTAAACGTCGTCATTGCTGCCCAGTCCCGTCCTGTGCGCATGAAAATTTCTGATTTTGGATTGAGCAAATTCAGTTACAGCAAACAGCTGTCGCAGAAGatgaaagaaggagaaaaatcTTTTGAGATGGAACTCTGTCTGAGAAAGTATTGGTATTGGACACTGTCAGAGGAAACCCTGGAAGGCATCAAAGACGCCACCGAAGATTTCATTGCAGCTGgatgcattttgttttattatctAACCCGTGGCGAACACCTTTTTGGTTATGATTCTAAGTCAATCTTGATAAATCTCAATAAAAAGAATCCAGTCAATTTACCAA GATTGGATGAAAATCACTTTGCGTACAAGCCCATCAAAAATATGATAAATCCCCCAGGAAAAGAATTCAATTGGTTACAAGTAGCAAATGAGAAATTTAAAGAAGCCCTTTCACGCAAGTCAAGAATTTCCGTTTCGT TCCAAGTCAACACCAACAAACTACTTGGTAGTGGAACTTTTGGACAAGTGTTCGAGGGGACATTTAACGACAATCCCGTTGCAGTCAAACAAATGCCGACGACAACAGCTGAAATTATTCAAAGAGAAATGAGAACACACATAGAATTGAATCACGTCAACGTAGTGAAACTCTTTGACGTCGCTGATTCGGCCGACAATAGATTCAC GTATCTGGTTTTGGAATTGTGTGCCGGGACATTGACGGATTATTGCGAAAAGAAATACAGCGGACCGAAATTGCCACCAGACGAATTGGTCCTTTATCAAATCGCCAATGGATTGCATTACATCCACTCGAGAGATTTGGTGCATCGCGATATTAAACCGGATAACATCCTCATTTCAATGAAGACGCCCGTACAGATGAAAGTCTCTGATTTGTcgtttgttaagaaaacacGCCAAGGTATTTTTTCTCAGAGCAAAAGTAGAGGAACTCTTCGGTGGATGGCACCTGAGAGACTTAAGGTTTTAATTGACACTGAAAACAAGTCTACCGAGCTCCCAGATGGAACAATCAAAAGTGACACGTTTTCATCCggatgtgtttttttctatttcctgaCGCGTGGTAAACATCCATTTGGGAAAAATCAAGTCGATGTTCCAgggaatattttgaaaaacaaacaggaggAACTCGTCAGCTACAAGCAAA atttggcGGCAGACGACGTAAACGGAAGAATCCCTGCTGGTTTGATTAAGTTGATTGAAAAAATGATtcaatttaaagaagaagaaagaattggATTGCCTGAGGTCATAAAACAACTAGCCGCTGTATTGTACGGGATAG acaAAAGCAAATGTCAATTCAGGCTCGTTGATGTGTCGTTTGGTGAGGATTCCACAATCAGTTCCCACCCCACTGAACTGATTCTTGCATGTGCCAATGAGAAAAAGTTAATATTTTACACTTCCGAAAATTTGGCTATTCCGTTTTCCAAttggagaaagaagaaagaagaagtcACATTTCAACATCTAAACTTCGTTCAGCCGCTTGAGTGGAAT ATTAACGGGACACAACTAGCTGCTGGATTTCGTGACGATACTCTCGTCGTATGGAGTTACCCAGAGTGCGAAATCCTCTTTCAAAAGGAACTTCCGGATTGTTTCACTGAAATAAATTGGAATCCAACCAGGCCCAACTTATTTGCTGTTTATTATGGG TTATATAGTGATCGAGTTTTCGTATGTGATTCATCCATTGAAGACGTGATCACCACAATTGACTGTAAAAACGTTACGGCTGTGAAGTGGATCTCTGAAAATCGAATCGCCGTCTCTTCTTGGAATGGAAcgatcaaaatttttgaaatggaggaaaacaatttgacaacaAATCGACTCGTGAAAGAATTCACACATGGAGAATATTGTCATTATCTGGAGTGGAATGAAAGGACCCAATATTTGGCCAGTTGTGGTGACAAGCGGATCaatgtaaataatttgtttatcGAC ATTTGGTCTATGGACGACGACAGGCCAATTTATAACTTGGAGGAGGAGAAGGAggacttaaaaaattttgcttgGCGCTTGTGCACAGGAAATGGGGAAGAAGAGGGCGGAATCGAAATGGCAAggaaatcagccaaaaacttCACTTTTGCTTA TGCATTGATAGGCAAAGGCGTTTTTATTTGGAATCCTCTGGAAAGCGAACAACAGCTGCGACGTCTTTCCGAAGATACAGACATAGAAACGCTCGCCTTTTCATCAGACGGTCGATTTCTTGCAGCCGTAAGCCGTGGAACATTAAAGATTTGGTCAGCGGAG GAATGGGTGCAAATATACGAACTCAACAACAAGCATATTGAATTTGGTGACCCAAGGAATGTATCATTTTTTACAACAAAATCTACAAACCTTCACGAGAATAAACTTATAGTCAATTATAAGTATGTG CCGCTTACTTGA
- the LOC116919760 gene encoding uncharacterized protein LOC116919760 isoform X2 produces MSLFVMLETSLFRGEGSLKQNRTTSDGGRDCPTVLRVGNVVSCDLLFNINSRYPLCKYLPVLKKMADAEQPQLAEDFLFKGKRLDCKKKIFGYGSFLFDGYWKENENAGAEKEGVKLKAPNLKKEVAIRRIQNEDCLDGWKDVADKLIYLNHNNILRVFGYEEDVANGWRYFALEPYSATLYVYCNGWYNGPMPNESQVLYQITNGVSYLHGKRIVHGDLNPLNVVIAAQSRPVRMKISDFGLSKFSYSKQLSQKMKEGEKSFEMELCLRKYWYWTLSEETLEGIKDATEDFIAAGCILFYYLTRGEHLFGYDSKSILINLNKKNPVNLPRLDENHFAYKPIKNMINPPGKEFNWLQVANEKFKEALSRKSRISVSFQVNTNKLLGSGTFGQVFEGTFNDNPVAVKQMPTTTAEIIQREMRTHIELNHVNVVKLFDVADSADNRFTYLVLELCAGTLTDYCEKKYSGPKLPPDELVLYQIANGLHYIHSRDLVHRDIKPDNILISMKTPVQMKVSDLSFVKKTRQGIFSQSKSRGTLRWMAPERLKVLIDTENKSTELPDGTIKSDTFSSGCVFFYFLTRGKHPFGKNQVDVPGNILKNKQEELVSYKQNLAADDVNGRIPAGLIKLIEKMIQFKEEERIGLPEVIKQLAAVLYGIDKSKCQFRLVDVSFGEDSTISSHPTELILACANEKKLIFYTSENLAIPFSNWRKKKEEVTFQHLNFVQPLEWNINGTQLAAGFRDDTLVVWSYPECEILFQKELPDCFTEINWNPTRPNLFAVYYGLYSDRVFVCDSSIEDVITTIDCKNVTAVKWISENRIAVSSWNGTIKIFEMEENNLTTNRLVKEFTHGEYCHYLEWNERTQYLASCGDKRINVNNLFIDIWSMDDDRPIYNLEEEKEDLKNFAWRLCTGNGEEEGGIEMARKSAKNFTFAYALIGKGVFIWNPLESEQQLRRLSEDTDIETLAFSSDGRFLAAVSRGTLKIWSAEEWVQIYELNNKHIEFGDPRNVSFFTTKSTNLHENKLIVNYKYVFSRLLEFAFEESQ; encoded by the exons ATGTCATTATTTGTCATGTTGGAGACGAGCTTGTTTAGGGGAGAGGGTAgtctaaaacaaaacaggacCACGTCTGATGGCGGCAGGGACTGCCCCACAGTCCTGCGTGTTGGGAATGTAGTCAGTTGTGACCTCCTCTTCAACATTAACAGCCGTTATCCTCTTTGCAAA TATCTACCAGTTCTGAAAAAGATGGCAGATGCTGAACAACCGCAACTAGCGGAGGATTTTCTCTTTAAGGGGAAAAGATTGGATtgcaaaaaaaagattttcggTTATGGTTCTTTCTTGTTTGACGGATATTggaaggaaaatgaaaatgcaggTGCTGAAAAAGAAGGCGTGAAATTGAAGGCCCCtaatctaaaaaaagaagttgcgATAAGAAGAATTCAAAATGAAGACTGCCTTGATGGGTGGAAAGATGTGGCCGACAAACTCATTTACCTCAATCACAACAATATCCTACGAGTTTTTGGTTATGAGGAGGACGTGGCCAATGGATGGag GTATTTTGCTCTGGAACCGTACAGTGCCACTTTATACGTATATTGTAATGGCTGGTACAATGGACCGATGCCAAATGAATCGCAAGTTCTTTATCAAATTACCAACGGCGTCAGCTATCTGCATGGCAAAAGAATTGTACATGGCGATTTAAATCCGTTAAACGTCGTCATTGCTGCCCAGTCCCGTCCTGTGCGCATGAAAATTTCTGATTTTGGATTGAGCAAATTCAGTTACAGCAAACAGCTGTCGCAGAAGatgaaagaaggagaaaaatcTTTTGAGATGGAACTCTGTCTGAGAAAGTATTGGTATTGGACACTGTCAGAGGAAACCCTGGAAGGCATCAAAGACGCCACCGAAGATTTCATTGCAGCTGgatgcattttgttttattatctAACCCGTGGCGAACACCTTTTTGGTTATGATTCTAAGTCAATCTTGATAAATCTCAATAAAAAGAATCCAGTCAATTTACCAA GATTGGATGAAAATCACTTTGCGTACAAGCCCATCAAAAATATGATAAATCCCCCAGGAAAAGAATTCAATTGGTTACAAGTAGCAAATGAGAAATTTAAAGAAGCCCTTTCACGCAAGTCAAGAATTTCCGTTTCGT TCCAAGTCAACACCAACAAACTACTTGGTAGTGGAACTTTTGGACAAGTGTTCGAGGGGACATTTAACGACAATCCCGTTGCAGTCAAACAAATGCCGACGACAACAGCTGAAATTATTCAAAGAGAAATGAGAACACACATAGAATTGAATCACGTCAACGTAGTGAAACTCTTTGACGTCGCTGATTCGGCCGACAATAGATTCAC GTATCTGGTTTTGGAATTGTGTGCCGGGACATTGACGGATTATTGCGAAAAGAAATACAGCGGACCGAAATTGCCACCAGACGAATTGGTCCTTTATCAAATCGCCAATGGATTGCATTACATCCACTCGAGAGATTTGGTGCATCGCGATATTAAACCGGATAACATCCTCATTTCAATGAAGACGCCCGTACAGATGAAAGTCTCTGATTTGTcgtttgttaagaaaacacGCCAAGGTATTTTTTCTCAGAGCAAAAGTAGAGGAACTCTTCGGTGGATGGCACCTGAGAGACTTAAGGTTTTAATTGACACTGAAAACAAGTCTACCGAGCTCCCAGATGGAACAATCAAAAGTGACACGTTTTCATCCggatgtgtttttttctatttcctgaCGCGTGGTAAACATCCATTTGGGAAAAATCAAGTCGATGTTCCAgggaatattttgaaaaacaaacaggaggAACTCGTCAGCTACAAGCAAA atttggcGGCAGACGACGTAAACGGAAGAATCCCTGCTGGTTTGATTAAGTTGATTGAAAAAATGATtcaatttaaagaagaagaaagaattggATTGCCTGAGGTCATAAAACAACTAGCCGCTGTATTGTACGGGATAG acaAAAGCAAATGTCAATTCAGGCTCGTTGATGTGTCGTTTGGTGAGGATTCCACAATCAGTTCCCACCCCACTGAACTGATTCTTGCATGTGCCAATGAGAAAAAGTTAATATTTTACACTTCCGAAAATTTGGCTATTCCGTTTTCCAAttggagaaagaagaaagaagaagtcACATTTCAACATCTAAACTTCGTTCAGCCGCTTGAGTGGAAT ATTAACGGGACACAACTAGCTGCTGGATTTCGTGACGATACTCTCGTCGTATGGAGTTACCCAGAGTGCGAAATCCTCTTTCAAAAGGAACTTCCGGATTGTTTCACTGAAATAAATTGGAATCCAACCAGGCCCAACTTATTTGCTGTTTATTATGGG TTATATAGTGATCGAGTTTTCGTATGTGATTCATCCATTGAAGACGTGATCACCACAATTGACTGTAAAAACGTTACGGCTGTGAAGTGGATCTCTGAAAATCGAATCGCCGTCTCTTCTTGGAATGGAAcgatcaaaatttttgaaatggaggaaaacaatttgacaacaAATCGACTCGTGAAAGAATTCACACATGGAGAATATTGTCATTATCTGGAGTGGAATGAAAGGACCCAATATTTGGCCAGTTGTGGTGACAAGCGGATCaatgtaaataatttgtttatcGAC ATTTGGTCTATGGACGACGACAGGCCAATTTATAACTTGGAGGAGGAGAAGGAggacttaaaaaattttgcttgGCGCTTGTGCACAGGAAATGGGGAAGAAGAGGGCGGAATCGAAATGGCAAggaaatcagccaaaaacttCACTTTTGCTTA TGCATTGATAGGCAAAGGCGTTTTTATTTGGAATCCTCTGGAAAGCGAACAACAGCTGCGACGTCTTTCCGAAGATACAGACATAGAAACGCTCGCCTTTTCATCAGACGGTCGATTTCTTGCAGCCGTAAGCCGTGGAACATTAAAGATTTGGTCAGCGGAG GAATGGGTGCAAATATACGAACTCAACAACAAGCATATTGAATTTGGTGACCCAAGGAATGTATCATTTTTTACAACAAAATCTACAAACCTTCACGAGAATAAACTTATAGTCAATTATAAGTATGTG TTCAGCCGCTTACTTGAATTCGCGTTCGAAGAAAGCCAGTGA